One region of Priestia megaterium genomic DNA includes:
- a CDS encoding Type 1 glutamine amidotransferase-like domain-containing protein, whose product MRQIIAMGGGGFSMEPDNLLLDQYILSQAHIDVPKICFIPTASGDADNYIERFYEAFEKLVCTPSHLSLFSPNFIDLKAYVLQHDILYVGGVNTRNMLSLWKEWELDTILKEAYEKGVILAGISAGSICWFEEGVTDSMNNKLSKIDCLGFLTGSNCPHYDGESNRRPSYHELMASGEMKEGYAVDDGVALHFKDEKLSTSVSSRATAKAYAVDRKEEEVIERELPVTNLGNHKQ is encoded by the coding sequence ATGAGACAAATTATAGCCATGGGCGGCGGAGGTTTTTCGATGGAGCCGGATAACTTGCTTCTGGATCAATACATACTTTCACAAGCTCATATAGATGTGCCGAAAATCTGTTTTATCCCTACAGCCAGCGGAGATGCCGATAATTATATAGAAAGGTTTTATGAAGCGTTTGAGAAGTTGGTATGTACACCGTCTCATTTATCGCTGTTTTCACCAAACTTTATAGATTTAAAAGCATATGTGCTGCAGCACGATATTTTGTATGTAGGCGGCGTTAATACAAGGAATATGCTTTCTTTATGGAAAGAATGGGAACTGGATACGATTTTAAAAGAGGCTTATGAAAAAGGAGTGATCTTAGCGGGAATAAGCGCAGGTTCGATTTGCTGGTTTGAAGAAGGCGTCACCGATTCAATGAACAATAAACTGTCTAAAATCGACTGTTTAGGATTTTTAACGGGAAGCAACTGTCCTCACTACGACGGAGAAAGCAATCGAAGACCTTCGTATCATGAGTTAATGGCAAGCGGGGAAATGAAAGAAGGCTACGCTGTAGATGACGGAGTCGCGCTGCATTTTAAAGATGAGAAGCTATCCACGTCAGTTAGCTCAAGGGCAACAGCAAAAGCGTACGCTGTTGATCGAAAAGAGGAAGAAGTAATTGAACGTGAACTCCCGGTGACCAATTTGGGTAATCACAAGCAATAA
- a CDS encoding immunoglobulin-like domain-containing protein produces the protein MKIVRTLLLILGIFIILFCIFGYIDYNGQKMDLGAKQEKNIPSSISIDGRTITLSAVSEKYDKTQFGFFVIQNNSTHTLTIPYENTADHLKDGKWYEVVLNGLEFPDKTVTLKPGKSLKLDIATPNYKVGKYRFVQHFKDENGKEYVLAAPFEIVWPSLKNVLGQFD, from the coding sequence TTGAAAATAGTACGAACACTTTTACTAATACTAGGTATTTTTATTATCTTGTTTTGTATCTTTGGCTATATCGATTATAACGGTCAAAAAATGGATTTAGGAGCCAAACAAGAAAAAAACATCCCATCTTCCATAAGCATTGACGGGAGAACTATTACGCTATCTGCTGTAAGCGAAAAGTACGATAAAACGCAGTTTGGCTTTTTTGTTATTCAAAACAATTCGACGCATACCTTAACGATTCCTTATGAAAATACGGCGGATCACTTAAAAGACGGAAAGTGGTACGAAGTTGTGCTAAACGGATTGGAGTTTCCTGATAAAACTGTCACGCTGAAGCCAGGGAAATCACTCAAATTAGATATCGCAACTCCTAACTACAAAGTAGGAAAATATCGTTTTGTTCAACACTTTAAAGATGAAAACGGAAAAGAGTATGTACTAGCGGCTCCTTTTGAAATCGTTTGGCCGAGTCTTAAAAATGTTCTCGGACAGTTTGATTAA
- the ileS gene encoding isoleucine--tRNA ligase, producing the protein MKEVNVRESSQEREQRIQQQWQKGNVFQQSVQNREGHPSFVFYEGPPTANGLPHVGHALGRTIKDVVARYKTMTGHQVIRKAGWDTHGLPVELGVEKQLGISGKHDIEKYGVEAFINKCKESVFVYEKQWRTFTEQLGYWVDMEDPYITLENSYIESVWNVLGTIHHKGLLYKGHRVSPYCPSCQTSLSSHEVAQGYKDVKDLTVTVKFKVKNRDNEYFLGWTTTPWTLPSNVALAVHEEMNYVRAEQGDSVYIVAEALADKVLKGEYTVLSHHKGNELKGMSYEPPFDFVKVEKGHEVVTADYVTDQSGTGVVHLAPAYGEDDYRVVKENGFSFVNVVDEKGQYTSEVPPFQGRFVKDCDVDIVRHLANEGVLYHKEKHEHSYPFCWRCDSPLLYYANESWFIQTTALKEQFLKNNESVTWYPNHIKHGRFGNFLENMVDWNISRKRYWGTPLNVWECGECAHQVAPKSIKELQNHASHSVDDSIELHKPYVDDVRLTCPVCSGEMKRTPEVIDVWFDSGSMPFAQYHYPFENSELFQKQFPADVIAEGIDQTRGWFYSLMAVSTLFTGKAPYKRVLSLGHVLDENGQKMSKSKGNALDPVDLIHTFGADALRWALLADSAPWNPKKFSERVVQEAKSKVIDTLVNVYGFYVLYAKLDGYDPEQTYELKKTKLDEWILSRLHSTVKRATAHLEDYGFTNAAREIAAFIEELSNWYVRRSRDRFWSEGMDGEKAAAYDTLHKVLVTLSQLLAPFTPFVADDIHENLTGKSVHLADYPVCDQTKVNEKLEKEMAAVLQVVELGRSIRNTHSLKVKQPLQSLSLVVTEEDVEWKAYRDVIKDELNVKNFNVEQDDDKLVSYVLKLDFKQAGPKFGKQVNEVNQALKNLSEEKGKEFVEQGKLSVTLASGENLTLETADVLVEKVPKEGFAVASNGMYTAVLDTALTEELVQEGVAREVIRAVQDYRKKLDLPVNLRIDLELSGDEEVQKAVEKFETLLQENLLLHSLHVTEATENGETVKVGTKQVTLSVLNQS; encoded by the coding sequence ATGAAAGAAGTGAATGTAAGGGAGTCTTCGCAAGAGCGCGAACAGCGTATCCAGCAGCAGTGGCAAAAAGGAAATGTGTTTCAGCAGTCGGTTCAAAATCGAGAAGGGCATCCTTCGTTTGTATTTTATGAAGGGCCTCCAACAGCCAACGGTTTGCCTCACGTGGGGCATGCGCTAGGCCGGACGATTAAAGACGTGGTGGCTCGTTATAAAACGATGACAGGGCATCAAGTGATCCGAAAAGCAGGCTGGGATACGCACGGACTGCCGGTAGAGCTCGGTGTCGAAAAGCAGCTCGGGATATCGGGGAAGCATGACATTGAAAAATACGGCGTAGAAGCTTTTATCAACAAGTGTAAGGAAAGTGTGTTTGTGTATGAAAAACAATGGCGCACGTTCACGGAGCAGCTTGGCTATTGGGTTGATATGGAAGACCCTTACATCACCTTAGAGAATTCCTACATTGAAAGCGTATGGAACGTGCTTGGCACGATTCATCACAAAGGACTTCTTTATAAAGGCCACCGCGTATCACCTTACTGCCCGAGCTGTCAAACGTCGCTAAGTTCGCATGAAGTAGCGCAAGGGTATAAAGATGTAAAAGATTTAACGGTAACGGTGAAATTTAAAGTGAAAAACCGCGATAATGAGTATTTTTTAGGGTGGACGACAACGCCTTGGACGCTTCCGTCAAACGTGGCGCTTGCGGTGCATGAAGAGATGAACTACGTTCGCGCTGAGCAAGGCGACAGCGTGTATATAGTGGCAGAAGCACTTGCAGACAAAGTGTTAAAAGGAGAGTATACGGTTTTATCTCATCATAAAGGAAATGAGTTAAAAGGGATGTCATATGAGCCGCCGTTTGATTTTGTGAAAGTGGAAAAAGGGCATGAAGTCGTAACGGCTGATTACGTAACGGATCAAAGCGGAACGGGTGTTGTTCATTTAGCACCTGCATATGGTGAAGATGATTACAGAGTCGTAAAAGAAAACGGCTTTTCGTTTGTGAACGTAGTGGATGAAAAAGGACAGTACACGTCTGAAGTGCCGCCTTTTCAAGGACGTTTCGTGAAAGACTGCGACGTTGATATCGTTCGTCATTTAGCAAATGAAGGCGTGCTGTATCATAAAGAAAAGCATGAGCACAGCTATCCGTTTTGCTGGCGATGCGACTCGCCGCTTCTTTATTACGCAAATGAAAGCTGGTTTATCCAAACGACGGCGTTGAAGGAACAGTTTTTGAAAAACAATGAAAGCGTGACGTGGTACCCGAATCATATCAAGCACGGTCGCTTTGGCAACTTTTTAGAAAATATGGTGGACTGGAACATCAGCAGAAAGCGCTACTGGGGAACGCCGCTGAACGTATGGGAATGCGGGGAATGTGCGCATCAAGTAGCTCCGAAAAGTATCAAAGAGCTTCAAAATCATGCGTCTCATTCCGTTGATGACAGCATTGAACTTCATAAGCCTTATGTAGATGACGTGCGGCTGACGTGTCCGGTCTGCAGCGGAGAAATGAAGCGAACGCCGGAAGTGATTGACGTTTGGTTTGACAGCGGATCGATGCCGTTTGCGCAGTATCACTATCCGTTTGAAAACAGCGAACTGTTTCAAAAGCAGTTCCCGGCAGACGTTATCGCAGAAGGAATTGATCAAACGCGCGGCTGGTTTTACAGCTTGATGGCAGTTTCAACGCTGTTTACTGGAAAAGCGCCTTATAAGCGCGTTTTGTCTCTTGGCCACGTGTTAGATGAAAACGGTCAAAAGATGTCTAAAAGTAAAGGAAATGCGCTAGACCCTGTTGATCTTATTCATACATTTGGTGCGGATGCGCTTAGATGGGCGCTTTTAGCAGACAGTGCACCTTGGAATCCGAAGAAGTTTTCAGAGCGGGTCGTGCAAGAAGCGAAATCAAAAGTTATTGATACGCTTGTGAACGTGTACGGCTTTTACGTTCTGTACGCCAAGCTTGACGGCTATGACCCTGAGCAAACGTATGAATTGAAAAAAACAAAATTGGATGAATGGATTCTTTCGCGTTTGCATAGTACGGTTAAGCGAGCAACAGCACATCTTGAAGATTACGGATTTACAAATGCCGCTCGTGAAATCGCAGCATTCATTGAAGAGCTAAGCAACTGGTATGTACGACGTTCTCGCGATCGTTTTTGGTCAGAAGGGATGGACGGCGAAAAAGCAGCGGCTTACGATACGCTTCATAAAGTGTTAGTCACGCTTAGTCAGCTGTTAGCGCCGTTTACGCCGTTTGTTGCGGATGATATTCATGAAAATCTGACAGGAAAAAGCGTTCATTTGGCAGACTATCCTGTGTGTGATCAAACCAAAGTGAATGAAAAGCTGGAAAAAGAAATGGCAGCGGTGCTTCAAGTGGTGGAACTAGGCCGAAGCATCCGAAATACGCATTCGTTAAAAGTAAAGCAGCCTCTGCAAAGTCTTTCGCTTGTGGTAACGGAAGAAGATGTAGAGTGGAAAGCATATCGTGATGTCATCAAAGATGAGCTTAATGTAAAGAACTTTAACGTGGAGCAAGACGACGACAAACTTGTTTCATACGTATTAAAACTTGATTTTAAACAGGCTGGACCAAAGTTCGGGAAACAAGTTAATGAGGTCAACCAAGCGCTGAAAAACCTTTCAGAAGAGAAAGGAAAAGAGTTTGTTGAACAAGGCAAGCTAAGTGTTACGCTTGCTTCAGGAGAAAACCTAACGCTTGAAACGGCAGACGTACTTGTTGAAAAAGTGCCAAAAGAAGGTTTTGCGGTTGCTTCAAACGGCATGTATACTGCGGTGTTGGATACGGCGTTAACCGAAGAACTTGTGCAGGAAGGAGTCGCTCGTGAAGTAATTCGAGCGGTTCAAGACTATCGTAAAAAGCTGGATTTACCCGTGAATTTACGTATCGATTTGGAGCTTAGCGGAGACGAAGAAGTGCAGAAAGCTGTCGAGAAGTTTGAAACGCTGCTTCAAGAAAATCTTTTGCTACACAGTCTTCATGTGACAGAAGCTACCGAAAACGGAGAGACGGTAAAAGTCGGAACAAAGCAAGTTACGCTTAGCGTTTTAAATCAGAGCTGA
- a CDS encoding GIY-YIG nuclease family protein: MLRKSGAKRIQTWFYDEDPNGIKVFEVPNTTIQAVFIPRNSLKDLKGESEVEKPGIYFLFGEDKEAYIGEAEVGYERLRQHASPSTGKSFWDVAVLIVSNASQDQLDKVDVKYLEHISYLAAMRSGTYDINQTVPTKPFVREFRRDDLTDIFNVIKVLLGGLGFSIFADASNGIEYESEAVQSGDIPKIEAEQAIEEVVQVETHLSKDIKSVIVEDVLYCKRRDAYATGKYVSDGFLVYKGALLASEQQLEGAKLKRQQDHINTFLENGVLEIKDGRYMLVQDQIFSSISAAAVFVTQRRSSGTSEWKDKNGITARNKIDQMLSAETK; the protein is encoded by the coding sequence ATGCTACGAAAAAGCGGTGCGAAACGAATACAGACTTGGTTTTACGATGAAGATCCAAATGGGATTAAAGTATTTGAGGTGCCGAATACAACGATACAGGCTGTATTCATTCCCAGAAATAGTTTGAAAGATTTAAAGGGTGAAAGCGAAGTAGAAAAGCCCGGCATTTATTTTTTATTTGGAGAAGATAAAGAGGCATATATTGGAGAGGCAGAAGTGGGATATGAACGTTTAAGACAGCATGCTAGTCCATCAACAGGTAAAAGTTTTTGGGATGTGGCCGTGTTAATTGTCTCTAATGCTTCTCAAGATCAATTAGATAAAGTTGATGTAAAATACTTAGAACATATTTCTTATCTAGCAGCCATGCGCTCTGGTACATATGATATTAATCAAACCGTTCCCACAAAACCGTTTGTGCGTGAATTTAGACGAGACGACCTGACAGATATTTTTAATGTTATTAAAGTTTTACTTGGTGGGTTAGGCTTTTCCATTTTTGCGGATGCTTCAAATGGAATAGAATATGAAAGCGAAGCTGTACAGTCTGGTGACATACCAAAGATTGAAGCAGAGCAAGCGATAGAAGAGGTTGTTCAAGTTGAGACACATTTGTCAAAAGATATAAAATCAGTAATAGTAGAGGACGTTCTATATTGTAAGCGCCGAGATGCGTATGCGACCGGGAAATATGTTAGCGATGGATTTCTTGTCTATAAAGGAGCTTTGCTTGCGAGCGAACAACAGCTAGAAGGAGCTAAACTTAAAAGGCAGCAAGACCATATTAATACTTTTCTAGAAAACGGTGTACTAGAAATAAAAGATGGTAGATACATGCTGGTACAAGATCAAATTTTTTCTTCTATCTCAGCTGCGGCAGTGTTTGTGACACAGCGAAGAAGCAGTGGAACTTCTGAATGGAAAGATAAGAACGGGATAACAGCGCGTAATAAAATCGATCAAATGTTAAGTGCAGAAACAAAATAA
- a CDS encoding phosphorothioated DNA-binding restriction endonuclease, whose protein sequence is MNREEVLQKIKNLNIWKKRDQRAPHKPLLILYALGQLQAKQRMHLPYREVKIPLKELLMEFGPSRSSYHPEHPFVRLTGDGIWELSEAVDKRSFTDKYLLSTNIVGGFRQDVYNLFANDPTLLQDVAQFLLNEHFPDTIHEDILRAVGLDFETQLKRRRDPKFREKILQAYGYSCAVCGFNVRLGHNLVGVEAAHIKWHQAGGPDIESNGIALCSMHHKLFDRGVFTFSDHNELLVATQAHGTNGFEEWLMKFHGQKLRDPIHPAYQPSEDFLGWHVREVFRGPARYQAGDIN, encoded by the coding sequence ATGAACAGAGAAGAAGTACTACAAAAAATAAAGAACTTAAACATCTGGAAAAAAAGGGATCAACGAGCTCCGCACAAACCATTGTTGATACTGTATGCCCTAGGTCAGCTACAGGCCAAGCAACGAATGCACCTGCCGTATAGGGAGGTGAAAATCCCTTTAAAAGAGCTGCTTATGGAGTTTGGACCTTCTCGGAGTTCCTACCATCCAGAGCATCCTTTTGTTCGTTTGACAGGAGATGGAATATGGGAGCTAAGCGAAGCAGTGGATAAGCGTAGCTTTACAGATAAATATTTACTAAGTACAAATATAGTAGGCGGTTTTAGACAGGATGTTTATAACCTTTTTGCAAATGATCCTACGCTGCTTCAAGACGTCGCGCAATTTTTATTAAATGAACATTTTCCGGATACGATCCATGAAGATATATTAAGAGCCGTAGGCTTGGATTTTGAAACACAGTTAAAGCGAAGAAGAGATCCAAAGTTTCGAGAGAAAATTCTGCAAGCTTACGGATATAGCTGCGCTGTTTGTGGGTTTAACGTTCGTCTTGGACATAATTTAGTTGGTGTAGAGGCCGCTCATATTAAGTGGCATCAAGCGGGAGGGCCAGATATTGAAAGTAACGGAATCGCGTTATGTTCAATGCATCATAAATTATTTGATCGAGGAGTTTTTACTTTTTCAGATCATAATGAGCTGTTAGTGGCAACTCAAGCGCACGGGACGAATGGATTTGAAGAATGGCTTATGAAGTTTCACGGGCAAAAGCTTAGAGATCCTATTCATCCGGCGTATCAGCCGAGTGAAGATTTTCTTGGGTGGCATGTTAGAGAAGTATTTAGGGGACCTGCTAGATATCAAGCAGGTGATATAAATTAA
- a CDS encoding sunset domain-containing protein, with protein MSKTRYKNQKESNEAIAKAYIENDYTNSQNKLLLVSKANYRKKSSNLCYSSVDDKGMNFYEFNNNAEQNLMLIERYEWADFSSVTIDHSIAKSVFTFVGHGENRDITIEVKGKEVEQVIRNHSSMEVNVVKRPVWTKVLGYRSQTTWKMFMASTVYTLILLFILNALLPASTHNFITGLSLFLFLLSIIGFLVGLIKPKWVLPKFKVKTRKRVLFSYLYLILSCLFIVGIFSDEESTSTPASTQVSSSQNSVTVASKKDVADSSKQKVEKNDSDKAVKEEKRQKAEEQAAKEEAKRKAEEQAAKEEAKQKAEEQAAKEKAEQKAQEQAAKEEAKQKAEEQAAKEKAEQKAQEQAAKEEAERKAQQQAASQQATTSSSTSSSGNYKPFENDPSDDQQSNMSCSGQIKGNKNSKIYHVPGGAYYDRTQDNIVWFCSEADAQAAGYRESQR; from the coding sequence ATGTCTAAGACAAGGTATAAGAACCAAAAAGAATCCAATGAAGCAATTGCAAAAGCTTATATAGAGAACGATTATACAAATAGTCAAAATAAGCTGTTGCTAGTATCAAAAGCTAATTACAGGAAAAAAAGTTCAAATCTATGCTACTCGTCAGTAGACGATAAAGGTATGAATTTTTATGAATTTAACAACAACGCTGAACAGAATTTAATGTTAATTGAGCGGTATGAATGGGCTGATTTCTCTAGCGTTACAATTGACCATAGCATTGCAAAATCAGTATTTACATTTGTAGGTCATGGTGAAAATAGGGATATTACAATAGAGGTAAAAGGAAAGGAAGTAGAGCAAGTTATTCGTAACCACTCTTCTATGGAAGTTAACGTAGTAAAAAGACCTGTCTGGACTAAGGTATTAGGATATCGTTCACAGACAACTTGGAAAATGTTTATGGCTTCGACTGTTTATACATTAATTCTTTTATTTATTTTAAATGCTTTGTTACCAGCATCTACTCATAATTTTATTACGGGACTATCTTTATTCCTTTTCCTTCTAAGCATCATAGGTTTCCTTGTTGGATTAATAAAGCCAAAATGGGTATTGCCTAAATTTAAAGTCAAAACAAGAAAACGTGTATTATTTTCTTATCTATATTTAATTCTTAGTTGTTTATTTATTGTTGGAATCTTTAGTGATGAAGAATCAACATCTACTCCTGCTTCAACTCAAGTAAGTTCTTCGCAAAACAGCGTCACTGTTGCATCTAAAAAAGATGTTGCTGATAGCAGCAAGCAAAAAGTTGAAAAGAATGATAGTGATAAAGCAGTAAAAGAAGAGAAAAGACAAAAAGCTGAGGAGCAAGCGGCAAAAGAAGAAGCAAAACGAAAAGCTGAGGAGCAAGCGGCAAAAGAAGAAGCAAAACAAAAAGCTGAAGAGCAAGCAGCAAAAGAAAAGGCAGAACAAAAAGCTCAGGAGCAAGCAGCAAAAGAAGAAGCAAAACAAAAAGCTGAAGAACAAGCAGCAAAAGAAAAGGCAGAACAAAAAGCTCAGGAGCAAGCGGCAAAAGAAGAAGCAGAGCGTAAAGCTCAACAACAAGCAGCTAGTCAACAGGCTACAACAAGCAGTTCTACTAGCAGCAGTGGAAATTATAAGCCATTTGAAAATGATCCGAGTGATGATCAACAGTCTAATATGTCTTGTTCGGGTCAAATCAAAGGTAACAAAAACTCGAAAATTTACCACGTACCTGGCGGAGCTTATTATGACAGAACTCAAGATAACATTGTTTGGTTTTGTTCAGAAGCGGATGCACAAGCAGCTGGATATAGAGAATCCCAACGATAA
- a CDS encoding patatin-like phospholipase family protein, producing MTKYRIMTFDGGGTLGALSLQLLNRLAYQNPKLISETNVFSGNSIGSFTALALASGRSPEETFDFFKDQILPAFSVSRPGGPVFNQQVPYSGFIKAIRTFFPRDLRLRDLKKRIVVPSFHLFSPELNRWNPVLFHNFPGSPYLNEKASDVILRSSAAPATQRAYQNYVDGYTVATNTSTASIAFAVGKAKQPLDQIAVLSIGTGEQPTQLRRDTKGWGMVSADNIRPEDIEDLPPNWGVLLDRSPNEPLLPFLQIISGGSSYYESMVSSELLGDQFFRLNPRIPNFSKTDPSVVPALISIANKTNLRPAFHFIEKNWN from the coding sequence TTGACAAAATATCGGATTATGACCTTTGATGGAGGCGGCACTTTAGGTGCTTTAAGTTTACAACTTTTGAATAGATTGGCTTATCAAAACCCTAAGTTAATTAGTGAAACCAATGTTTTTTCAGGAAATTCGATTGGTTCATTTACTGCTCTTGCGTTAGCAAGCGGAAGATCACCAGAAGAAACGTTTGATTTTTTTAAAGATCAAATCTTACCGGCATTCAGCGTTTCCCGACCGGGCGGACCTGTTTTTAACCAACAAGTACCCTATTCTGGTTTTATTAAAGCCATACGAACATTTTTCCCCCGAGACCTTCGCCTTAGAGACTTAAAGAAACGAATTGTTGTGCCATCCTTTCACTTATTTTCACCGGAGCTGAATCGTTGGAATCCTGTGTTATTTCATAATTTTCCTGGTTCTCCCTATCTTAATGAAAAAGCAAGTGACGTAATACTTAGGAGCAGCGCTGCACCTGCAACGCAAAGAGCTTATCAAAACTATGTGGATGGGTATACAGTAGCAACTAACACCAGTACAGCTAGTATCGCGTTTGCAGTCGGAAAAGCAAAGCAGCCGTTAGATCAAATTGCCGTATTATCTATTGGAACAGGTGAACAGCCAACTCAATTAAGAAGAGATACAAAGGGATGGGGAATGGTGAGTGCCGATAACATACGCCCCGAAGATATAGAGGACCTTCCGCCGAATTGGGGGGTGCTTTTAGACCGATCTCCAAATGAACCGTTGCTGCCGTTTCTTCAGATTATCTCTGGTGGATCGAGCTACTATGAATCAATGGTTAGCTCTGAACTTTTAGGCGATCAGTTTTTCAGGTTGAATCCACGGATTCCTAATTTCTCTAAAACAGATCCTTCGGTGGTGCCCGCTCTTATTTCAATTGCTAATAAAACAAATTTACGGCCTGCATTTCATTTCATTGAAAAAAACTGGAATTAA
- a CDS encoding TcaA NTF2-like domain-containing protein, with amino-acid sequence MNTSHWNESAAHLLERWIQLYKEKESLIGEKESLNMLKEEVDGMDKEKFLSIVERQLQKLYDELEKERTEYNMNNSEYTMVTFLSSDYPEYINKRQSNMRQIEQLTSIHRSVTELFGKELSSEADMVAFRNDFFQLTEKHANTSSLKEMKENWNTYLSAFVDFQKKHEHVKQATATVLEEDKSLKQEWHQLSKNKVVTKQKTTAFRTKQHELNESIRKATTAQKQLLELHWPDVRSQFDALQEKMSGSLSTVLKETERSMEVISQNDANEHAKLKQSLTDLHAVHKVDAHQTWLAAFIKKSRPFFNELSEDIKATRCRELWNRIYGMYKGIAVNEFIVTYEEFLALQPLNSIKSTEMPKPLARLKVDIEPVTLPSYADFPVLKKQQSSRRTFPILIGGAIVLVLLLTIVYMNRDNQTAETSSDIKETTSTTSLKNEQTKPAAVSKTDLENFFISYKAAYFSSLNSGDFSGMAPYIDSNQPVYKQLKSYITSLAGKNVSFANDQFLVTKTESHDDGTYDIYTNEVYTFTDSYDASTQFKKERIYHVKAAGKDKLQITKIDTLTDEQKPVEE; translated from the coding sequence ATGAATACAAGCCACTGGAATGAATCAGCAGCACATTTACTAGAAAGGTGGATACAGCTATATAAAGAAAAGGAATCTCTTATTGGAGAAAAGGAATCTTTAAACATGCTAAAAGAAGAAGTAGACGGGATGGATAAAGAAAAATTTCTCTCCATAGTAGAACGTCAACTGCAGAAACTGTATGACGAACTGGAAAAAGAACGGACAGAGTACAATATGAACAACAGTGAATATACAATGGTGACGTTTCTTTCAAGCGACTATCCGGAGTACATAAACAAGCGTCAAAGCAATATGAGACAGATTGAACAGTTAACAAGCATACATAGAAGTGTTACAGAGCTTTTCGGAAAAGAACTTTCTTCCGAAGCGGATATGGTGGCGTTTAGAAATGACTTTTTTCAACTAACAGAAAAACATGCTAACACGTCATCGTTAAAAGAAATGAAGGAAAACTGGAATACGTATTTGTCAGCGTTCGTTGACTTTCAAAAAAAGCATGAACATGTAAAACAAGCGACAGCCACAGTACTCGAAGAAGACAAGAGTTTAAAGCAAGAATGGCATCAGCTAAGCAAAAATAAAGTAGTGACCAAACAAAAAACGACCGCCTTTCGCACAAAGCAGCATGAGCTAAATGAAAGCATTCGAAAAGCCACGACTGCACAAAAACAGTTACTCGAACTGCACTGGCCGGATGTTCGCAGTCAGTTTGATGCGCTACAAGAAAAAATGAGCGGAAGTCTTTCTACCGTGCTGAAAGAAACGGAACGCAGTATGGAAGTGATTAGCCAAAACGATGCAAATGAACATGCCAAGTTAAAGCAATCACTTACCGACCTACATGCAGTCCACAAAGTCGACGCTCATCAAACGTGGTTAGCGGCTTTTATTAAAAAATCACGACCATTTTTTAACGAACTGAGTGAAGATATAAAGGCTACTCGATGTCGAGAACTGTGGAACCGAATTTACGGCATGTATAAAGGAATAGCAGTAAACGAGTTTATTGTTACCTACGAAGAATTTTTAGCACTTCAGCCGCTTAATAGTATAAAAAGCACGGAGATGCCAAAGCCGTTAGCTCGGTTAAAGGTAGATATAGAACCTGTTACACTGCCATCCTACGCAGACTTTCCCGTGCTCAAAAAGCAGCAATCATCACGGCGCACTTTTCCTATTTTAATAGGAGGAGCTATCGTCCTTGTCTTGTTACTGACGATTGTATATATGAATCGTGACAATCAAACGGCAGAAACAAGCTCAGATATAAAAGAAACGACCAGCACGACGTCGTTAAAAAATGAACAGACTAAACCAGCTGCTGTAAGTAAAACGGATCTTGAAAACTTTTTTATCTCCTATAAAGCTGCTTACTTTTCAAGTTTAAACAGTGGAGACTTTAGTGGGATGGCGCCTTATATTGACTCGAATCAGCCAGTGTATAAACAGTTAAAAAGCTATATCACATCACTTGCCGGCAAAAACGTATCGTTTGCTAACGATCAGTTTCTTGTGACAAAAACAGAGTCACATGATGACGGAACCTACGACATTTATACAAACGAAGTGTACACGTTCACCGACTCATATGATGCAAGCACGCAGTTTAAAAAAGAACGAATTTATCATGTGAAAGCTGCTGGCAAAGACAAACTTCAAATTACTAAAATTGATACACTAACAGATGAACAGAAGCCGGTGGAAGAGTGA